CATTGTCCCTGGCAACCTATATTGCGCGCGCCAATGCGGCAGCATTGGACTTGCGCGACATCATGAACCGGGGCTAAGACCGATCATGCAAGAGCAAATCAACGAGAATCTGAAAAAGCTCGGCACTTGGAAACGGATTTTCTTTATACTGATTTTTGCAGCCATTATCACCCTGGTCAGAATGCTGCTGTGGGCGATTATCGCGCTGCAAGTCGCATCGATGCTGTTAACCGGCAAGGTCAACAGCAACATCCTCAATTTCGGACGCAGCCTTTCGGCTTACACCTACCATATCCTGCTGTTTCTGACTTTCAATACCGATACGCTGCCTTTCCCTTTCTCGGACTGGCAGATGACTGAAGAGCTGAATCTGCCCGAGCCGAGGGATTCAAAAAAATAACCCGCCATGGATCGTATCCGCAAAATCATTCATATCGATATGGATGCTTTTTTTGCGGCCATCGAGCAACGGGATTTTCCCGCATACCGAAACAAACCGCTGATCGTCGGCGGCGCGCCTGACTCGCGAGGCGTCGTTGCCACCTGCAGCTATGAAGCCAGACAGTACGGCATTCATTCGGCCATGCCTTCATCGCAGGCTTACCGTTTGTGCCCGCAGGCTATTTTTGTCAAACCCCGTTTCGAAGCCTACCGGGAAGCCTCACAGATCATTCGAAAAATATTTGCCGGCTATACCGAACTGGTCGAACCGCTGTCGCTTGATGAAGCTTATCTGGATGTCAGCGATGTCCAATTGCACCAGGGGTCGGCCACGCTCATAGCCAAAGCCATCAAGGCCGCAATTAAGCATGAAACCGGCCTGACGGCCTCGGCCGGCATTTCTTACAATAAATTTCTCGCCAAAATTGCTTCGGACATGGACAAGCCGGACGGGCTTTATCTCATCATGCCGGAACAGGGCGCGCGCTTTGTCGAACAGCTCACTATCGATAAATTCCACGGCATCGGCAAAGCGACAGCGCAGAAAATGCAAGCGTTGGGCATCCGGACCGGCAAGGATTTAAGAAACTTGTCGCTGGCGATATTACAGCAGCATTTCGGCAAATCGGCCCGCCATTATTACAACATCTGCCGGGGCATTGACAACAGACCCGTCAACAGCCAAAGACTCAGTAAATCGGTGGGCGTAGAGACGACTTTTCAGCGGGACATTACAGCCAGACAGGAGATCATCGCGCAACTGCATGGCCTGCTGGAAAAAGCCCTGGTAAAAGCCGCCGAAAAACAGCTGGCTGCCTATACTTTAACTGTCAAAATCAAATACCACGACTTTGTCCAGGTCACGCGCAGTCGAACCCTGCCCCACGCGGTAACAACCACATCGCGTACGCTTGCGATCCTGGAAGATTTATTGCGCAGTACCGATATTGGCGCGCGCAGAGTACGGCTGCTCGGCGTTACGCTGTCATCGCTGGAAAGCCGGTCCAGGCTGACGCATTTCCAGCAAACGGACTTGTTTAACTGAGCCGCTACAAGTCTGACTCCGGTTCATCATCAGCCGGTTCATCATCAGCTGATTCATGGTCATCGAACTCAAACACTTCTTTCAGATAGCGGTATAGCAGGCGCGAAGATCTGGGAGGCTTGGCCGCCGCCGCTTCCTTTTGGGCATTGCGCAACAGTTGCCTTAACTGCTGCCGATCCGCCTGCGGCTGCTCATCAAGCAATTCGGCCAGTGCCTCGTTGCCTTCTGCAATCAATCTGTCCCGCCAGCGCTCGATGACATGGTGCTCCCTGACCGCATGCGCGCTTTTGCTCTTGATGCGGGCCAGCCCTTCCTGAATGGGTTCTATATCGATTTTATGCAGCTGGCCGGCAATATATTTCAACTGCCGTTTTCTTGCACCTCTTGGCGGCATGCCTGCAATCTGGATGAGGGCTTTGTGGAGATTTTCAGGCAGATCAAAGGCTTTCAATTGCGCTTCCGACAATCCCGACAATTCTTCGCCCAAAGCGAAAAGAGCGGCCATATCGCGCTTTTGCTGCGACTTATTGGGGCGGACCGCATAATACTCCACCTCCTCGTCTTCATCGTATTCGTACCCGTATTCGTATTCTTCCCCGTATTCGTATTCTTCTTCGCTCATCTGATCTAAACCACTACCGTTAAAAAAATCACAAACAGCACGACAAGGCCCAAAGGCACCAGCACTGCCTGCCAGTCAGCCGGCGCTTTTCTGCTTTGCTCTAGCAACGCCTTAATCCCGGGCCGCATCCAGAAAATGATCAGCAGCGCCAGGACGCCCAACAATAGATTTTCCCAGCTTGAAAATGCTTCCATCTCTGCCTCGCCGTAATAAATAGTGCCTACTTTACCACAGGCTGCTTAATCACTTTCCATGCTTCTATTTTTTGCGCCAAATTCAAAGACGCATGGGCCGGACTTGTTGAAGGCAAACGCTGATATTCAAGATAGGCAAAACGTTGATCCAAGTCCGGCAGGATATATTTTTTATACACCTTTTCGGCCATGCCGCCATTGAAGAATACGCGCCTGATAAATTTATACTCGCTAAAAAAGCCTGCAAAGCCATTGGTTTTTATCGATGCCCACGCTATATTCGAATCCAGGCTGCCCTGCCGCCGGCAGCTTTGCAGCACATCCCAGACCGCTACCTTGTTCTCCATCAGAATGGCCTTACGCCGCTCATAATCAAGATCAGGAAAAGCGCCGAACAATGCACCCATGATCGGCCAGAACGCATTGCCGGGATGGCCGTAATACTGCTGCTTAAGCAATGAGACTTCACTGGGCATGGAACCCAGAATCAACACCTGTGCATCCTTGGAAACAATTGGAGCGAATCCTCTAATGTCAGTCATACTCATTCTATAAATTTTAATTTTAGCCCGGCAATTTTGCGATAATACGCGCTCGTCCATTTTATAGAGTATCTGTTACGCATGTGGTTTAAAAATCTTAGCATTTTTCGTCTCACCGAAGATTTCACCTTATCTCCAGCTGAACTGGAGCAAAAACTTGAGCAAATGGCATTTCGCCCTTGCAGCAATCATGAGGAATTCTCCTTTGGCTGGACCGCTCCTTTAGGCAATACTTCAGCACAACTGGTGCACACTGCGAACGGTTTTATGATGCTGTGCGGAAAAAAAGAAGAAAAAGTGCTGCCGTCTGCCGTGGTCAATGAATTGCTTCAGGAAAAAATCCTGGAAGCGGAAGACCAACAGGGCCGGAAATTAGCCAAAAAGGAGCGTACCGCCATCAAAGACGAATTGATCTTTGAGCTGTTGCCCAGGGCTTTCAGCTTTTCGCGCAAAACCTACGCCTATATCGATCCCAAAGGCGGCTGGCTGATCGTTGATGCCGCATCGGCAAAAAAAGCAGAGGATCTGCTCAGCAACCTGCGCAAATGCCTGGGTTCATTGCCGGCCGTGCCGCCTAATACGGTAGAAAAACCGGTTTCTACCATGACCCAGTGGCTGATCAATCATCAAACACCGGCCGATATTACGATTGAAGACGAATGCGAATTGCGCTCACCCGAAGAGGAAGGCGGAATCATCCGCTGCAAACGCCATGATCTAACGCTTCCGGAAATCAAAAACCATCTCGATACCGGCAAGGAAGCAATAAAACTGGCTCTCACCTGGGACGACCGGCTCTCCTTCATTATCGACGAGCATCTGTCCATCAAACGCCTGCGCTTTCTCGATTTGATCCAGGATCAGGCCGCCGATATAGAAACCCACGATGAAGCCGAACAATTCGACGTGGACTTTTCGATTATGTCATTGGAACTGGCGAACTTTTTACCCCGTCTTATGGAATTATTCGGCGGAGAAAATAAAGCATGACTTATCTAACGACCAGCCTTATTCCTAAAAGACGCCTTATGCCGTCTTTTATGCCCAGGCTGGTCGTATTATTACTGCTGATATCCAGCCTGCCTGCTTCAGCCACAACTTATGAGCTGCCCGACAACCCGGGTGACAGCCTGATCGGTGATCCATCAGCCAGCGAGCTTTACACCACGGCCACTCATGAAGACACGCTGCTCGATATCGCCCGGCGTTATGATATGGGACAGCTCGAAATCCTGCTGCTTAACCCGGACGTGGACAGATGGCTGCCGGGCCAGGGCACTCGGGTCCGATTGCCCTCTCAGCGCTTATTGCCTGACACGCCCAGAAAAGGCCTGATACTGAACCTTCCTGAATACCGCATGTATTACTTTCCCAGAAACGCGGAAGGCGGGAGCGGAATCGTCAAAACCTTTCCGCACAGCATTGGCCGCGTGGATTGGCGAACGCCATTAGGACGAACAACAATTATCCGTAAAACTGAAAATCCGACCTGGATACCGCCCGCTTCGATCAGAGCGGAACATGCAGCCGACGGTGATATTCTGCCGGAGATAGTACCTGCCGGGCCCGATAATCCTCTCGGGATGTTCGCGATGTATCTCGGAACAAAAGGCTATCTAATCCACGGCACCA
This is a stretch of genomic DNA from Methylobacter sp. YRD-M1. It encodes these proteins:
- a CDS encoding DUF4389 domain-containing protein encodes the protein MQEQINENLKKLGTWKRIFFILIFAAIITLVRMLLWAIIALQVASMLLTGKVNSNILNFGRSLSAYTYHILLFLTFNTDTLPFPFSDWQMTEELNLPEPRDSKK
- the dinB gene encoding DNA polymerase IV; this translates as MDRIRKIIHIDMDAFFAAIEQRDFPAYRNKPLIVGGAPDSRGVVATCSYEARQYGIHSAMPSSQAYRLCPQAIFVKPRFEAYREASQIIRKIFAGYTELVEPLSLDEAYLDVSDVQLHQGSATLIAKAIKAAIKHETGLTASAGISYNKFLAKIASDMDKPDGLYLIMPEQGARFVEQLTIDKFHGIGKATAQKMQALGIRTGKDLRNLSLAILQQHFGKSARHYYNICRGIDNRPVNSQRLSKSVGVETTFQRDITARQEIIAQLHGLLEKALVKAAEKQLAAYTLTVKIKYHDFVQVTRSRTLPHAVTTTSRTLAILEDLLRSTDIGARRVRLLGVTLSSLESRSRLTHFQQTDLFN
- the yjgA gene encoding ribosome biogenesis factor YjgA gives rise to the protein MSEEEYEYGEEYEYGYEYDEDEEVEYYAVRPNKSQQKRDMAALFALGEELSGLSEAQLKAFDLPENLHKALIQIAGMPPRGARKRQLKYIAGQLHKIDIEPIQEGLARIKSKSAHAVREHHVIERWRDRLIAEGNEALAELLDEQPQADRQQLRQLLRNAQKEAAAAKPPRSSRLLYRYLKEVFEFDDHESADDEPADDEPESDL
- a CDS encoding DNA-deoxyinosine glycosylase, with protein sequence MTDIRGFAPIVSKDAQVLILGSMPSEVSLLKQQYYGHPGNAFWPIMGALFGAFPDLDYERRKAILMENKVAVWDVLQSCRRQGSLDSNIAWASIKTNGFAGFFSEYKFIRRVFFNGGMAEKVYKKYILPDLDQRFAYLEYQRLPSTSPAHASLNLAQKIEAWKVIKQPVVK
- the rdgC gene encoding recombination-associated protein RdgC; this translates as MWFKNLSIFRLTEDFTLSPAELEQKLEQMAFRPCSNHEEFSFGWTAPLGNTSAQLVHTANGFMMLCGKKEEKVLPSAVVNELLQEKILEAEDQQGRKLAKKERTAIKDELIFELLPRAFSFSRKTYAYIDPKGGWLIVDAASAKKAEDLLSNLRKCLGSLPAVPPNTVEKPVSTMTQWLINHQTPADITIEDECELRSPEEEGGIIRCKRHDLTLPEIKNHLDTGKEAIKLALTWDDRLSFIIDEHLSIKRLRFLDLIQDQAADIETHDEAEQFDVDFSIMSLELANFLPRLMELFGGENKA
- a CDS encoding L,D-transpeptidase family protein — encoded protein: MTYLTTSLIPKRRLMPSFMPRLVVLLLLISSLPASATTYELPDNPGDSLIGDPSASELYTTATHEDTLLDIARRYDMGQLEILLLNPDVDRWLPGQGTRVRLPSQRLLPDTPRKGLILNLPEYRMYYFPRNAEGGSGIVKTFPHSIGRVDWRTPLGRTTIIRKTENPTWIPPASIRAEHAADGDILPEIVPAGPDNPLGMFAMYLGTKGYLIHGTNKPFGVGMRVSHGCIRMYPEDIEELYPEIETGMPVSIVNQPVKVGWHQDTLYIEVHPTMAETEAEDENGTIPKQTEKKYLARLELALKLIERANNNQMPVLDGAALKKALQMHNGIPVAIYKRPPMTEAGQMPSSIP